From the Anopheles stephensi strain Indian chromosome X, UCI_ANSTEP_V1.0, whole genome shotgun sequence genome, the window GGTCATCGGTTCTCTGTCCTCTGCTTTCCGTTGCCAGCTTCTCACCATCCATCCGGTAAGCGGATTAAGCACCGTACCGCGCACATTGAAGTTCCGCTACATATCATTCGATCGTATCGATAAAAACATCGGATCGCAAAATCTCGTATCCCAGCACACCCAAAAACCAGCCAACCCTTATTAGAGAAAGAAACGAGAAAGGGACAGAGAGCGACAAAACAGGAGAAAAAAGGCGAAGGAAAAAGGTCACTTCCGCTGAAATGACCCACTAAAGTTAGGGGAAACAGACATTTTCACCTCCCGATCACGCAAGGGATCGTTTCCGCAACCGCAAATCGTTCTTTCTtgcagttttattttgcttttgctctgtAACAAAAGCTAACAACACTGGTACTCAAGAGCTAAACACAGCAAATTTTACCATCAGTAAGTAGTGTTTTGGGCGCACCGAAACTTACCCGTAAATATTTCTTTCAGCACCCAAGCGATCAAACGCCATGCGACGATCAAATAAGAACGGCTAACAGACGCGACACATGGTCtggtttttgaatttttcacatttttcgcaccactttttattatttcattatcattactttttagggtttttgttttgcttaatttaACCCTCCTCGTTTCCCCCGCTTCCTACCTTCCCCGTAGCCCCCCGCATCTCCACGCTccgtgtgctgttttttttcttctgcgtACTCGGACTCGTGGATGTAAAATATAGATTTATACtgtatgcttgtgtgtgtgtgtgtgtttgtgtgtgtgtaagtgttttTGTACATCCACGCTGCTGCTTATTAATGTACTTCAAACTTCCAACGGtgagtggatgtgtgtgtttgtgttgtttgcatttgcatttatGTATGCGCTATATGTTGTTTTTCCACATTAAactaaattaaatataaattacatTGTATCAAAAAACCATGCAAAACCAGTTTGTGTTTTAcgatttgcattttttttggatgtgttgttcttcgctctctctctctctctctctctctctctctgtctctttcaTACACctctttttctcgtttttgcCCTTTCACTCTTGGCTCGTTCGGTTGCGCTGTTCACATTCAAATGCAcaatttgtttgcttcatGCTACACTTTCATACGTCCTTAACATAGTTGCTCTTCCTACCAGGTTCAGgtgttgctttttctttttgctgttgctcggttttctctttccttctcAATCGTACTATTACTACTTGCTTTTAGTTTGTATTGCAATCATTTAACGATTTTTCCCGATGTGCGAGTGCATTAGATTAGTATCTGTGTGTTaccgcgttttttttttcgtccatcGCGACACAAAATCGATTGTAAAATTTGAGGTAAAAAGTTTTCCTGTCATTCCTGCCATGAGGTTCTATTGTACGGTGTTTGTTGTTCGTGTTGATTTCACTGTTTCGTACTCGAAAAAggtattttttgttcttttgtgtttgctaaaaaatataaatatctaTATATGTATATCTATTGCTGTCCTTGgtttatctattttttgttacatttttttttcgccatttttttttgtttggttactTTTTCCTACAAGTTGACTGTTTTTGTATGTTATTTACGctttattttctgtttctatgtctctctctcgcttggttgtttttttttttttaatttccacACAATGATATTCGCTCTGGTCTTACCTACGCTGCTagtaataaaattgtttttagaTACACAATTCACTATTTTCatctcttgttttttttcttcacattcttaaatcttctttttcatttctttttacaTACAGGTTTATTCCCTTTTCTGATATtgattccccccccccccctcccctggTTGCAAATTTTTGTGCAAAATGGGAGCGCACAAGTGGGTAGGAAAAACCGAAGTTGAGAAAtccgatcatcatcaccatgaCCCGCTAGGAGATTGCTTTCAATTTGAGGTTAAGGTTCCCCATGTAATTTACGCCTTTCTTTTTTAACtatccaaaaacaaacaaaaaaacacaaaccctaTTACAGCTACGATCTTGTCCCTCTACTGTCTCACTCACTCGCGAAAAATACACGCAATCACTCATTCACTCGCACTCTCGCTGCTTGCAatcgctctatctctctctctctctctctctctctctctctctctctctgttgacATTCACCGTCAACGTCAAGCTCGTGTGTTTCGTGTGGTTTATGGATTTGGATTTGGATTTGCATCAGTTTGATTGCTTGAATCGTGCCTCAGGAGACCGAAAGGATGATTAGTAACGCGTAGGCTGAGTGGTGAAAGTAATGGACTCATGAAGTGATCAATTAAACGTCATTTAACTATTGCTTGTCAAGTGACGATCGAGCGAGTATGTGCCAGATGGGTGTCAATCCCATCGCCAACTCACTGGAAGCATTGGAGCCTGTCCTAGACGATGAAGGGAACCACTAGTCACCGAACGGACCCATAGTGCCGGTGAAAAGAGCACGTACCTAACCTTACTCATTTtccatgtaaaaaaaaaagccgggtGTGAGGAATACCGCAACGTTTGTAACAAATCTTTGACGCTCGACGCCCAAGCGTCCAGCCCTGATCAGCAACGAAACGTGTTTGATGATCGTATGTTTTTCTGCGGTTTTCTGCTTGTTGCTGCCACATCACCCGCCTTTCCACTCGGTCTAAATACAGTCTAAACAGACGCCAAAAaggggcataggggcgaagtGGGTCATATTGCGCTATTATTGCCATTGCCACTAGTCACCCACTCTCGCTGGTCTATTCTCGGCAAAACCGTACTTATATCAAACATCCAGCTCCAGATGGTGTTTTGCAGCAGGTGCTGCTGTGGCTATAGGTTCACTCGAACCCTGTTTAATGGTTCTGCCCATTTGCGAGCAGACTAGCAATGAGAGTGAGATTAAGGCCCGTTCAAGCTACCCCGCACGGCCAACCATCCTTCGTGCTCCTAATTTACTGTATCTTGCCGTTGTTTTGGAGAGCTTTCTCGTTGAACTACTGCGAATCGTACCACGGTGTTCTCTCCACTATTGTTTACATGTTACAGTACgccatgtttgtttgttagtgTTTTCTgcggtgttgtgttgttggttTCGATCAGTTTTGTTTAGTATTCGCGCTTACGCAAAGCACAGTTTGCATTTCATTTCGGTAGAAAAAGGCACacatctgttttttttgttgtttgttttgttttgagatACATCATTAGTTCTATAATATACATATACTTTAGTGTTAATATTTATCTATAGTTTAAATACTACCTCGCAAGCGCCTTTACTCTCTTACTCGCGTTTActtgaattgttttattactgttgctgttttgcCTTTCTACTGCTAGtgctccatttttcttttacacaCATCACGCACAATTTTTCTGTTGTGAGTTCGATAATTGATCAAAAACATATCAAAACCTCCGTTTTTGTATTCTTCCATTGCCCATACACCCATTCACACATCCGTTCATCACACATCAAAATAGTCGGCAGAGTGAGATAGACGGCAAAGCGATCCTCTACCAAGGTTCCTCTTAACGTCCAAAGGGTCCTAAGACTTCATTCCCGAAGGATCTTGTCGCTCATAAAGACTTCGTCTATCTGAAGAGAGATTGAAATTGAAGGACTCAATATCCAAGGAGGACCTACTTTACCAAGAGATATCGTCAGAGACGACTTGCATTCCAAGGGATATAGTCATTCAAGAGACTTTGTCCTTCAAGAGCCCTTATAATGGACGAGGCCTCAATATTCAAGGTCGACTAAGACTACCAAGAGATTTCGTCGGAGTCGACCTGCGTTCCTTGGTTGATTTTAGTTGCACAAGCGACCTTCGTTATGCAGAGGCCTCAGTATCTAAGTGACCTAATCACGAAGAGATATCGTCAGAGGTGACTTGCGTTGCGAGAGGTTTTAGAGACTCTTTCGATCAAGATCGGCGAAGACTCGATATTCAAAGGTATGCTAGTCTACCAAGAGACCTCATCCTTTGAGAGGTCTGATCTACCATTCTCCATATCTCGCAGTTGGAGAACTTATTTTGTTAGACACCTTATCGACAAGGAGTCTTGTTTACATGGGGAACCCCAAAAAGTTCCAAGAGTCAAAGCTTTCTCAATTCTGGCTCCGCCACTCATACTCTCGCACCCACTATTTGAGACATTTGTGaatgccaaacacacacacattcatactAACGTACCTACTCTATCGTGTACTATCGTTCCTCAAACGATCGTAAACTGTCAGTTTCACTTGCTTCTCGCGCTTGCCCCACCACTATCAATATGTGTTTGAATATATATATGtaatgtatatatataaatataaatctaTTCATATATATCtatgtatatatatttctATACGTATGCATTTATATAAATCCTTGTACCTCCTCGCTACTCTctccattcttttttttttttgctgtcaccTCAACCATATAACACCTGCTCCTTTCTAGCCTATCCTGCGTCCTTTCACCATTCCCGTGCAACCATCAGCGAGCTGTCAAACTCCTGTACAACTGGAGATGAGAGAGAagaccaaaaaacaaaaaccgccaCCAGCCTCCCCAGGCATAACACAGGCTGCTGATATAAGGTAGTAGAGTTGTTATTGCTTCACATTTTCGTCCACCATCAACGCCAGACATCAGTGGATATAGCTGGCTTGCTGTCCCTGTTTGCTCTCTACCtccttttcgctctctctctctctctctctctctcatcccTCATTCCTCCCCGTTTCTGCAATTTGTCTACTAGCAGTGACAGTAGCTATGATGACACTtgtatgtttaaaaaaatggtagtagtagtagtcacAGTTTACTTGTTGACTGTTGTTGGTGCGAGTTGTTGCTTGTTTCTTCTGTAGTGGTAGTAGTCGTGTTAGTGGTGTGGTTAGTACTCGTAATACTAAAATCTATTGTTTACTTCCGTTCCTTTCTTCTCTCACCCTTACATCCTTCGGGTACTACTACTAAGTACGCTAGTGCAATTGCGCCATTGCTAACTCTTTatcctccattttgttttttcgctcttCTAAATGTTCTTCAGGTTGTATGTTACGCAAAATACGCGGctaaaacgtttttttttcttctttgctaaATGATATTCTGTGGTTTTGTTGTACTTTAGTAATTTCTCCCAGAAGCTCCCGGCCCAACAAACATCCGCCTCCATGCTGAGAAACTGTTTCTGTGGTTTCCTCAACTCTGACCCGGTATTGCTCGTTGGCGGATGTTTGCCGGGTGGAAGTTTCAGGTTTAAagttttatatgtttttgCACTGTAGTTGCGTTTCGCTTCATAAGGTTTACCGGTTACATATTTTGAGGTCACGGTTTGGTTGCTGTTTACACTGTTGGCTGGACTGCCGGACTGCCTTTGCAATGCTACTGGTGTGTGTTGTTAGTAAATATTGTTTCGTGTTCGCCAGCATCGTAGCGCGCATCATCTGGCGGGAAATCTTAAACCCTACTCAACGAACGCACGGAAGGTATCGGCTCCAGCTACCGCTACAAGGGgaaaagcaaccaaaaaaaagggaataaaaaaaaatggatggaaaCTGGGTTACAAACGGCGGCCAATGTTAGCGTACAACCAAGAAACGAAACATTGCAAACAACCATTTGAGTTACAGAGCATGTCTCGCACACCGGGAGGACACGAGTTGGACCACTGGTGAGTCTAAAAATGTTTCTTCCCGTGGCCTTAGTGCACcacgtgctcagggcagaaggatagaattaaaaaaaagctcaccTATATACAAGAACTTTTGTTTCGCGAAATTCATAAGATTGCTCTCTGATTGAATGTTTGATAACTGATTGATTTTTCTCCTAATACACGAACCTCCTCTTAAATATCCTTGCTATGTATGCTCATGCCTTTTATATCTCTGCTACTCTCATTCTccccccaacacacacacacagaagctcGCTCTCCCTGTCGAGTGAATTGTTCCACATTGCGTTTTGTACTTTAGTTTTCCATTGTTTTGTTAGTTTAATGTTCACCGGTCTAGTTTTGCACCCCGTCGGGAGTTTCGATCCGCGTGTTCGTGGGCCACCGATTTACGGAGGCCATTCCTGTCGGCCAAGGTGTATTGGCAATATTGCGAAAGCTGGggtgttttaaaacaaaaccaagtgCGCGCCGAAATATAGCGTTCCAAAAACTGGAGAGTCTGTGCCTCACAAAACCTGCTGTGGTGTAGGCGTTGTGTATGGGGATTCACAGCTTACAAGAACGTAGTTCTAGTCTTGCCGTGTAGCGGATTATTGAATAGTTGCTTCGAACGTGTTAacgaaaatacaaaaaaaaagaagaaaaaccttaCGAGTAAGTTAGCGCGTGTTAAATTAAGCGGTTCTGGTATCTCTAATCGATAAACTTAGCAAACTAGTGTTAGCGCATTAGCACAGTGTTTGACCACACACATGTGTCACGGGATATGGAGTGTCGCTGCTAGGACATGTGCCGAGGTTGGTATTTCTGCCGGGTGCCGGTGGTTGGACTGCCGCAGATACCTGCGCCCTCACCTATCGCTCGTCGGACGCGCGGGTCAAGAAAGGAACCTATAAGCCGGATGCACTGGCCAACCCACCGTGATGCATGCCGCCACTCTGCAGGTACATGTAGTAGTTGTACGAGTTGGGTGACTGCGGCGACACGGACTCCTGCAtctgatggtggtgatggtgatggtggtgctggtgcatCGCCACCGCCGCATTAccggcggcagcggcagcagctgctgcggccgccgctgcagcagccgccgccgaAGCGGACGCCGGCGAGGACGTGGTGGTACCGTTCATCGATCCGCCGCCGCCCCCCATCAGCTGTCCACCGACGGACGTTGGTGGTGGGGTCGTGTGACACTGGGAGGTCGGTGTGCCACCGTTGCGCAGGGCCGCGACCGTCGCCTGATGGTGCACGTTCGCCAGTATATCGGTGACGGAGTGGGACGAGGGCCAGGGACAGTGGGCGTGCGGGCTACGGATAGGCGTCGCACCGGTCGGTGGTGATGGGCTGCCCCCGCACGACATTTCCGACTTGAGCGAACCGGCCGTGTACGGGTAGGAGGGATAGATCGAATTGTACAGGTGGGCGGGTGCGTGAGGCGTATGGGCACCGCCCCCACCCGAACCTGCGTGCGGATGGTgcgggtgatggtgatggtggtgggccAGATTGCCCAGCTTGTTGCGCAGGATACGCGAGATGGAGCTAACGCTCGGTACGTTGTTCTTATCGCACACCCCATCCGACAGCAGACGGTCCCGTATCTCCCAAGCGAATATGCCCGGATCCTTCTGCTTCAGCTCCCGGATGTACGTGACGACCTTCGGTGTGGTGACGCGCGGTTTCGAGCCCCCGATCGCGCCCGGCAGTATCGAGCCGGTTTCGTGGTAGCGTGCTAGTATCTTCGACACGCAACCATGGCTGACCCGCAGCTGGCGGGAGATGTCACACGGTCGGATACCGAGCCGGGCCAGTTCCACGATTCGCATCCGCGTACTGTTCGGTAGTGGCCGGCcgttcacaaacacaccgccGAGCTGGTTCACCTCGCCGTACTGCTGTGCCTGGTTCTCTGTGCGGGgaagacaagaaaaacaaTGATCAGTTGCGGCGTTGAAATAGGATGCCCGGTTCGTGCCCGGAAGTGTACGCGTACGCGGCCGCTGCCTGAATCGGGGTCAGTtgcgcagaaaaaaagggggtcaCCCGTTTTCCCAAGCAGAATTTATTCTGCTACTGCCAGAGCTCCACCGAAGCCTGCACAGAACACGGAGCTATCCCCGGAAGCCGGTGGTAGCCTACGCCAGGCGCAGTAACTGGACACCGGCAACCGGGTGCGTCAGCCCGTCACGGAGAAACCGGGCGATGAACCGTACGGCCATAAATCAATTTCCCTAATGAACGTACGTCGGCGGAAAACTGTAAATGCGCGTTGCGGCCGCTTAGCAATCGCCGACGGTGTCGGTGTTCGTGCGTACGGAGATCAAAGCCAAGGGATGGAGTGTCGGCGTGTCGGGTGACACCAGGGTTTTACTGTGCACTTGTGCAAGATGTGCTATACGCGCCCAGCGGGAAACGGGACCGCACGAGCTGGTGAAAATGTCTTGCAAGATGAGCTGCGCCAAATGCGCACCCTAACCTTGAATGACGATcggagagagagcaagagaccCCAGATATAGAAGCAGATTTGTGGACCAGAGTTGTAAGTGAATGCATTGGAATACTTTACACAATAAATTCACGGTGAAAATTGATCAGAAAACGGAATTAAATAAGGAGAATTTTATTAACCGCTCCGCTGTGCCTTTGTTTACATTGTCACTTGGTAAACAAACATATCAAATCAcggcacaaaacaacaaaataccCTTAAATGTTGAATTTAACTTTTATTTCTGCCATAATatcaatgaaaataattttaaaattcacaCAAATTGCTTACGCAGTTTTTTAACACCAAAAAATACCttttttggaatttttttttaaaggtcaACTGATATCGATCAAATATTTGAATCGGAGCGGAACGGATTAGTGAAACGTCATTAGCAACATCGCTACCTGTCACATACAGTGGCGTCCTTTTGGCTCCATTTGGCCACGGCTAATCATCATTGCTTCAGTGAATCCCTTCGGTTGCAGCACGCTCTTCCTGCACGGTTTGGGCGAGTTGCTTAACTTAGCCGAGTTCATAAATGTAATTCGTTTCAGTTTAGTGAAAAAGTTCTGTTTTCTGTGTGGTTTTTCTTAATGTGAGTAAGTGTTTCCAATGCAGTGTTTTAATACGATGGAGCGTCCGTGTTCTGCGGGTGCGAACAAAGGTAAGTGCGATACGAAATTTTCTTCGCGCTTAGTAAAAAAGGGCGTCAAAAcgggggttcgtttttctctcgcgCTCTGTCTCCACAGTACTGTGTGGCCCTTTTGTAATACGGAtctattttttcccccccgtGGAGTCGATCACACCCGGTAGCAATTTGATTGAGCGTGTAAGTAGTAATAGAATGATTAAGGTTATGTGGCGCAAGAATCAAAGCAGGCAGGGTGCGAATAATTGATGCCTCCATTAAAGAACAGATCACCGGATCCGGATGTTGCAAAGTAGCACCCCACCCCCGATATTCGCTTTGGCGCTATCTAAGATAATTGTTATTTTGTTACATATTTGCTTCATATTTCTATCGTACAATACGGGAAATGCGTGCTTCAAATCATATTGCGCCCGATTGTAAGCATTCCGCGGATGTTAGAGGGTTAGGTTTGTGCGGGAAGCGTGGCGGTTTTTTCCCGAGAAATGCGTTCGAGGTGTGCGAACGAATGTGTGGCGCGTTTTTTTTCGATCGTGTGCGTCTCTTCACACGCACCAGCGTGCCATCGCGCGTTGATTCATTTTGAGCATCGTTCGGTCCCGCTCACTCACATGCAATACCCCAAACCGGGCCTGTTTTTTCGGTGGTGTTTTCTCGCTCACTGTTCGTGTTCAGCCCTTCAGCGGAAATATTGTGCGTAGTGTGTGACAGAGAAGCAACGATTTGCGTGTACGGTTTCACTCGGATGAAATTCACTCGGCAGCGGAGGGTGAATGTGTGTTGGAAATTACAACGAATTTTGGCTGCTACGATCGCGCGGGTAAGCATGCAATTCTGTGGAAGGTTTTGTGCTCGACGCgggtttaattattttatttccattttagGAACATCACCGTTTGCGTTTCTGCACACGGAAAGAACAACGACTCTTTAACCGAAACCAAGAATATTCAGGAAAATGAATGTATCTCTGGTAACAGTAATATTTGGTGAATCTTCAAAATGGCGCCTGCTGCTGGAGGCTAAAACCGCAAACCGCCGTCCtaaaaccacacacgcacgcacatttTTGGATAAACATTCGGAGAGGTGAAGCATAAccgaaagtgaaaagaaaaaagcggaGAAAAACATTCCAAACAATGTGGCGGCAAACATTATCTCGTGAACTTGGTATTTTTGCTACCATCTTCCTTCTCTCTGTTTCTGATGCGTACGGTGTATAGGGATATCGCCACAGACGAGATACGGGAAGGGATGAGCAATATCTATCGAAGGGCGCTTTACCAGAGACAGAGAGACCACACGAGAGCCGCGGTGAGCGAGATGGATAGTGTTTCACGGTTGAACGGAGCGCATCAAATCCGCAACGCCGCGCGCGCGATGAGATATACCATTTTACCATTTTCACCGTTTCAACTGAACCTTTGGGAGGGAAAAACCACGATTGAAAGTCAGCGCAATcctagatttttgtttttttttttcgtgcaaggtagaaagagagagagatgtagAATCTACACGAAGGATATTCTACGCTGTGCTGCATCCTGCGACTGACAGACGAAGATCCTCTTCATCTGACATCTGGCATCGCGTAACTTCGGTGCGGAAatgagtacaaaaaaaaagggaaggaaaacctTCCAGCTCCTCTCCCCCTTCCCTTCTCGATCGTTCCTCCGTGTTTCAATGGTGCATGGAGGCAAGAGCGCATATTCGGCATGCGGTTTTTATCCATCAATGCGTGTGTACATTGCCACTACTATCCGCTGCGTTCCGTAGGGTTCCGTCCCGGTGGAAGAAGGCATTGCGGATGCGCTTGAAAGATTTTTGCGCCGCTTTGGTTGAGTTCGCGTGTGTGACCTTCTGCGTGTTCACCTTCACCGGCGAGGAAATGGTGCCGAAGTCCCGTGGAAGAGCCTtccca encodes:
- the LOC118505205 gene encoding paired box protein Pax-1-like isoform X2; amino-acid sequence: MRIVELARLGIRPCDISRQLRVSHGCVSKILARYHETGSILPGAIGGSKPRVTTPKVVTYIRELKQKDPGIFAWEIRDRLLSDGVCDKNNVPSVSSISRILRNKLGNLAHHHHHHPHHPHAGSGGGGAHTPHAPAHLYNSIYPSYPYTAGSLKSEMSCGGSPSPPTGATPIRSPHAHCPWPSSHSVTDILANVHHQATVAALRNGGTPTSQCHTTPPPTSVGGQLMGGGGGSMNGTTTSSPASASAAAAAAAAAAAAAAAAGNAAVAMHQHHHHHHHHQMQESVSPQSPNSYNYYMYLQSGGMHHGGLASASGL
- the LOC118505205 gene encoding paired box protein Pax-1-like isoform X1, which encodes MEPENQAQQYGEVNQLGGVFVNGRPLPNSTRMRIVELARLGIRPCDISRQLRVSHGCVSKILARYHETGSILPGAIGGSKPRVTTPKVVTYIRELKQKDPGIFAWEIRDRLLSDGVCDKNNVPSVSSISRILRNKLGNLAHHHHHHPHHPHAGSGGGGAHTPHAPAHLYNSIYPSYPYTAGSLKSEMSCGGSPSPPTGATPIRSPHAHCPWPSSHSVTDILANVHHQATVAALRNGGTPTSQCHTTPPPTSVGGQLMGGGGGSMNGTTTSSPASASAAAAAAAAAAAAAAAAGNAAVAMHQHHHHHHHHQMQESVSPQSPNSYNYYMYLQSGGMHHGGLASASGL